In a genomic window of Babylonia areolata isolate BAREFJ2019XMU chromosome 3, ASM4173473v1, whole genome shotgun sequence:
- the LOC143280305 gene encoding serine/threonine-protein kinase mos-like gives MVSDTLLQYSPSSHGRYIGSPISRLGTPVRCGRVHRDEVILGSLLGTGGFGSVYVASIRGRTVAVKTYHKRCANPRAVRQSYSNELLAYRTGLKHSNVVSILGATTLHGFEDGAWIFMDYVGPNTLQSLLNDHQQELDCTTRLSLALQMARGLHYLHSFGLMHLDLKPANCLVTNELQLRIADFGCCHQLVPGRERGGQEVVAEGLSPAPGAWKNELVGTLAYRAPELLKGQKPSLCCDVYSLGITLWQMRTCQGPYEGVPAHAVIYQVVSNDLRPRLPSEDEDNPFEVIFADLYTQCWASSGDDRPSSLDIVHAIGLWLEYM, from the exons atggtcAGTGACACCCTCCTTCAGTACAGCCCATCCTCCCACGGCCGCTACATAGGCTCGCCCATCTCCAGACTGGGAACACCTGTTCGCTGTGGACGAGTCCATCGGGATGAGGTGATCCTGGGTAGTCTTCTCGGCACAGGAGGGTTCGGGTCAGTGTACGTGGCCAGCATTCGGGGACGGACAGTGGCGGTGAAGACCTACCACAAACGGTGCGCCAACCCAAGGGCCGTGCGACAGTCGTACAGCAACGAGCTTCTGGCGTACAG GACAGGCCTGAAGCATAGCAATGTGGTCAGCATTCTGGGCGCCACAACCCTGCATGGCTTTGAGGACGGGGCCTGGATCTTCATGGACTATGTGGGGCCCAACACACTGCAGTCCCTCCTCAATGACCACCAGCAGGAACTGGACTGCACCACACGACTGag TCTGGCGTTACAGATGGCGCGGGGCCTGCATTACCTGCACTCTTTCGGCCTGATGCACCTGGATCTGAAGCCCGCCAACTGTCTGGTCACCAATGAACTCCAACTCCGCATCGCTGACTTTGGATGCTGTCATCAGCTGGtgccggggagggagagaggggggcaggaggtggtGGCAGAGGGGTTGAGTCCAGCACCAG GTGCCTGGAAGAATGAGCTGGTTGGAACCTTGGCATACAGAGCACCGGAGTTGTTGAAGGGACAGAAGCCCTCCTTGTGCTGTGACGTGTACTCGCTTGGCATCACACTGTGGCAAATG CGCACTTGCCAGGGACCGTATGAAGGGGTTCCTGCCCATGCAGTAATCTACCAGGTGGTCTCCAATGACCTCCGACCCCGGCTGCCATCTGAGGacgaggacaacccttttgaagTCATCTTTGCTGACCTCTATACCCAGTGCTGGGCCAGTTCCGGGGATGACCGTCCCTCTTCCCTGGACATCGTGCATGCCATTGGTCTCTGGCTGGAATACATGTAG